In the Brucella anthropi ATCC 49188 genome, one interval contains:
- a CDS encoding M23 family metallopeptidase yields MVFWSAPANERLVAATAEPDFASFGAALKGEPLSSHSLRPFRQVRFSLHTHLRFCLALAAATVIAGGGFLFTTGRLVRHGRPAQPVMFNTTTLRRNRAAPKEARLVPEGSIAPGSRVSRRIDIAEGVEDGDARLYTYQHVVLDVKGSKRAVIDDALRGGISSLKSRSEPAEEALERGIPVNVSLARPAVGTEAKVHEIIVAPQSRERLGALLQAAGIAIEDSKRLEEALARTELVPGDSLELLVDKSGQDAGADGEQHIALARFEHGDIDKAVYGRADDGVFRATGNERLFARLSRDAMLTAYHPQNEVSSSGSIPSRLAQAGAPKAIVGEVERLASQNGISLNGGKRPDLIDLLFRKSAETEPELVFVEFTTDGKSRRLYRHEGNGGADYFNEDGSSMTKYLMQKPLPNGRLNDGFGWRIHPVLHVRKHHNGVDYDAPIGSPIVAAGDGVVELISYQKGYGKYVRIRHQGGYSTTYAHLSAARKDLKVGEHVKQGEVIAYVGSTGYSTGPHLYYELKVGDQYVNPLTARLNAGEKLTGSSLNSFREEIDHVGQIVNEMKLPVMPAAPEAAKAATGKSDRH; encoded by the coding sequence ATGGTCTTCTGGTCAGCGCCAGCAAACGAAAGACTAGTTGCTGCGACGGCGGAGCCAGATTTTGCGTCCTTCGGAGCTGCCCTCAAGGGCGAGCCACTTTCTTCCCACAGTCTGAGACCATTCCGGCAGGTCCGGTTTTCCCTGCATACACATCTGCGGTTCTGTCTGGCACTGGCAGCCGCTACCGTCATTGCCGGGGGCGGATTTTTGTTTACGACAGGGCGGCTGGTGCGGCATGGGCGGCCCGCACAACCGGTCATGTTCAATACAACTACACTGAGAAGGAACCGCGCTGCACCGAAAGAAGCACGACTGGTGCCGGAAGGGAGTATTGCCCCCGGAAGTCGGGTATCAAGACGCATCGACATAGCTGAAGGCGTCGAGGACGGCGACGCGCGCCTTTACACCTACCAGCACGTGGTTCTTGACGTCAAAGGCTCGAAACGCGCCGTGATTGATGATGCACTTCGCGGAGGAATTTCCTCGCTGAAATCTCGTTCGGAACCAGCCGAAGAAGCACTGGAGCGGGGTATTCCGGTCAATGTCAGTCTCGCCAGACCAGCCGTAGGAACAGAAGCCAAGGTTCATGAAATTATTGTCGCGCCGCAGTCACGCGAACGATTGGGCGCGTTGTTGCAGGCAGCGGGCATAGCAATCGAGGACAGCAAGCGGCTTGAGGAGGCTCTGGCTCGAACCGAACTGGTGCCCGGTGACAGTCTGGAACTGCTGGTCGATAAATCGGGGCAAGACGCTGGCGCTGATGGCGAACAGCACATCGCGCTTGCGCGCTTCGAGCATGGCGATATCGATAAAGCTGTCTACGGACGTGCCGACGATGGCGTTTTTCGCGCTACCGGCAATGAACGCCTTTTTGCACGACTGTCGCGCGATGCGATGCTGACAGCCTACCACCCACAAAATGAGGTCAGCAGTAGCGGCTCCATTCCGTCCCGGCTGGCACAGGCGGGCGCACCGAAAGCAATCGTCGGTGAAGTCGAGAGGCTGGCTTCACAGAATGGTATTTCGCTGAATGGTGGTAAAAGGCCGGACTTGATCGACCTGCTCTTCCGCAAAAGTGCGGAGACGGAACCGGAACTGGTTTTTGTCGAGTTCACAACGGATGGGAAAAGCCGCCGCCTGTATCGTCATGAAGGCAATGGCGGTGCGGATTACTTTAATGAAGACGGCTCCTCCATGACGAAATATCTCATGCAGAAACCTCTTCCGAATGGCCGTCTCAATGATGGTTTTGGCTGGCGCATACATCCCGTTCTGCATGTTCGCAAACACCATAATGGCGTGGATTACGATGCGCCGATCGGTTCGCCCATCGTTGCGGCGGGTGACGGTGTGGTGGAGCTTATCTCGTATCAGAAGGGATATGGAAAATATGTCCGTATCCGTCATCAGGGTGGCTACAGCACGACCTATGCGCATCTTTCAGCGGCCAGAAAAGACCTGAAGGTTGGCGAACACGTCAAGCAGGGTGAGGTGATCGCCTATGTCGGGTCGACAGGTTATTCAACAGGCCCACACCTCTATTATGAGCTCAAGGTCGGCGATCAGTATGTCAATCCGTTGACGGCGCGTCTCAACGCTGGTGAAAAACTGACTGGCTCGTCCCTGAACAGCTTCCGTGAAGAGATCGACCACGTGGGGCAGATCGTCAATGAAATGAAGCTGCCAGTCATGCCTGCTGCGCCTGAAGCGGCGAAGGCAGCCACCGGGAAAAGTGACCGTCATTAG
- the rarD gene encoding EamA family transporter RarD yields MSDQTITDTRLSDGSRGFLMALAAYGLWGALPFYLKALGHIPAMEVVSHRVIWSVPVALLLLLALGQFKGILSAVRQPRMLAMAALTAGLITINWSIYVWAVAHDQVMGAALGYYINPLFNVVLGGLFLGERLTRVQYVAVGLAFAAVILLTVNAGGLPWVSLALPLTFGLYGFFRKSLPMPPLQGFTLEVLILCIPALGYVLWLAANGQDHFSTGPAFNVTMLLLAGPFTAIPLILYAGGAKLLRYTTLGLMQYMTPTMLFFFAIFIFHEPFSTAQLGAFALIWAGLALYTWSMLVEHRRGRVKA; encoded by the coding sequence ATGTCCGACCAGACCATCACCGATACGCGCCTTTCTGACGGGTCGCGCGGTTTTCTGATGGCTCTGGCAGCCTACGGCCTCTGGGGCGCTCTACCGTTCTATCTCAAGGCGCTTGGCCACATCCCGGCAATGGAAGTCGTATCGCACCGCGTGATCTGGTCGGTTCCGGTCGCGCTGCTGCTTTTGCTGGCTCTGGGCCAGTTCAAAGGCATTCTCAGCGCCGTGCGCCAGCCGCGTATGCTGGCCATGGCTGCTCTGACAGCCGGGCTTATCACCATCAACTGGTCGATCTATGTGTGGGCTGTGGCTCATGATCAGGTGATGGGTGCAGCGCTCGGCTATTACATCAATCCACTGTTCAATGTCGTCCTTGGCGGTCTCTTCCTCGGCGAAAGGCTGACCAGGGTTCAATATGTTGCCGTGGGACTGGCTTTCGCTGCTGTGATACTGCTGACCGTTAATGCAGGCGGTTTGCCGTGGGTATCGCTGGCGCTGCCACTGACTTTCGGCCTCTATGGTTTCTTCCGCAAGTCACTGCCAATGCCACCGCTGCAGGGCTTCACACTTGAAGTGCTCATCCTGTGCATTCCGGCGCTGGGCTATGTGCTATGGCTGGCCGCAAACGGTCAGGACCATTTCTCGACCGGCCCAGCGTTTAACGTGACAATGCTGCTTCTGGCCGGGCCTTTCACTGCCATCCCGCTGATCCTTTATGCAGGTGGTGCCAAATTGCTGCGCTATACGACGCTTGGCCTCATGCAGTACATGACGCCGACGATGTTGTTTTTCTTTGCGATTTTCATCTTCCATGAGCCGTTCTCGACAGCTCAACTCGGTGCTTTCGCGCTGATCTGGGCCGGTCTTGCGCTCTATACATGGTCGATGCTGGTCGAACATCGCCGGGGGCGGGTGAAGGCCTGA